The following is a genomic window from Azospirillaceae bacterium.
CATCTCGATATCACCAAGGGCAATGTCGAACCCTTGCCCATCGCCGTGACCCAGTTCTATGGCGATCCCGTGGGCCTGAAGATCGCCACGGTGATCGAGGCCGACCTGGAACGGTCCGGCCTGTTCCGGCCCATCGACCACCGCGCCTTCATCCAGACGCCGGACCAGCTGGCCGCCGGCCTGCCGCGTTACGGCGACTGGAAGGTCATCAACGCCCAGGCGCTGGTCAGCGGCACCGCCGCCGTCCAGCCCGACGGTCGCCTGAAGGTGGAATTCCGCCTGTTCGACGTGCTGTCGCAACAGCAGCTGACCGGCCTGGCCTATTTCACCCAGCCCGACGGCTGGCGCCGCATCTCCCACATCATCGCCGACGCGATTTATAAGCGAATCACCGGTGAGGACGGGTACTTCGACACCCGCATCGTCTACATCGCCGAATCGGGTCCGGCCACCTCGCGACAGAAGCGTTTGGCCATTATGGACCAGGATGGCGAAAACAACCTCTATTTGACCGATGGCCGGGTGCTGGTGCTGACCCCGCGCTTCTCGCCGACGGCTCAGGAAATTACATACCTGAGTTACTTCAACAACAGGCCTAGGGTTTACATCTTCAACGTGGACACCGGCCGCCAGGAGGTTCTGGGCGACTTCCCGGGCATGACTTTCGCCCCCCGGTTCTCCCCGGATGGCAACAAGGTCATCCTGAGTTTGGCCCAGAACGGCAACACCGATATCTACCTGTTGGACCTGCGCACCCGCCGTCAGACTCGCCTGACCGACAATCCGGCCATTGACACCGCCCCCTCTTTTTCACCGGACGGAAGTAAAATTACTTTCGAGTCTGATAGAGGTGGCAGTCAGCAGATCTATACGATGAATGCTGACGGGACGAATGTGCAGCGCATTACTTTCGGTGCCGGAAAGTATGGCACGCCGGTGTGGTCCCCCCGTGGCGACCTCATCGCCTTCACACGGTTCAGTGGCGGGAGGTTTTCGATCGGTGTGATCCGCCCCGATGGTTCCGGTGAAAAGGAATTGACCACCGGTTACTTGGTTGAGGGCCCAACCTGGGCGCCCAACGGCCGTGTCCTGATGTATTTCAAGGAGAAGCCGGTGGGTGAGGGCGGACGTCAGCGGCAGGTCCGTCTCTACTCCATCGACCTCACCGGGGCCAACGAACGGCAGATGCTGACACCGACCGACGCGTCCGACCCCGCTTGGTCGCCCTTGATTCCCTGAGGACGGCACAGTATTTTCGCAGCGCAAGAACGACGTAAGACTTGTCGGTCTACAGAGACGGGAATAAGTGGCGGTGGTGGCTTGACAGCTGCCGCCGCCACCTCACTTCAATCGAGATCGCGGTCGCGATAATATCAATCCCACTTAAAAGTTGTCCGTAGGGGGTCTCAAATTATGCGCATGAAATACCTGAGCCTGTGTGCTGCTCTGGCCCTGGTGGCCGCCTGCTCCTCCACTCCGGAGCACAAGGAAGCTGCCCAGACCGCCAGCACCACCCAGACCACCCCGCCGTCGGTCCCGGCCAAGCCGACCGGCCCGGTCCCGGGTTCCAAGGAAGACTTCGTGGTCAACGTCGGTGACCGCGTGTTCTTCGGTTACGACAAGTTCGACCTGACCCCGGAAGCCACCGCGACCCTGGACAAGCAGGCCGCCTGGCTGAAGAAGTACGGCCAGGTGACGATCACCGTGGAAGGCCATGCTGACGAGCGCGGCACCCGCGAGTACAACCTGGCGCTGGGCGAGCGTCGCGCCAACGCCGTGAAGAACTACCTGACCGCCCTGGGTGTCGACCTGGCCCGCGTGCAGGTGATCAGCTACGGCAAGGAGCGTCCCGCCGTCCTCGGTTCCAACGAGGCCGCCTGGGCGCAGAACCGTCGCGGCGTGACGGTCATCAACTGATCTGCCCGATCTAGGGTAGCCGGTTAAGAGGGCGCCGTTCGACCCATGGGTCGGGCGGCGCCCTTTTTCTTGGCCAATATTACTTTCGAACAGAATAATACTTCTTCCGACGTAGGGTCATGCGCCAAGCGCCCTTCCGCTGGCGCCCGTGCCTGCGCTAACGTCGCGCTGGCGGTGCGTGCCGCCGTTTGACAAGATTCGCCAGACCGTCCCCTCCGCACCGTCCCAGCTCCTGGAACCGCCCCATGACGCCGTCGCTGACGTCCCTCCGCTCCCGTCTCACCGTTTTGTCACAGCGCGCCGGTTCGGGCCGCTGGATGGCCCTGGCCGGCATGGTCGCCGTGATCGCCGCCCCGATGCTGGCGCCGGTGCCGGCATGGGCGCAGAGCCGGGACATGCAGGATCTGCTGAACCGCCTGTCGCGGCTGGAGACCGATGTGCAGACCCTGTCGCGCGACGTCTATCGCAATGGCGCCCGGCCCTCGGGCCCGGTGTCCGGCGTGCCGGGCGCCCCGGGTGCTGGGTCCGCCGCCGCGGGCGAGCTTGAGGTCCTGAAGCTGCAGATGGAAACCTCAGACGCAGCAGCAGACCGGCAAGTATGAGGAGTTGGCCTACCAGGTCAGCCAGATGCGGGAACGGCTGGACAAGCTGTCCACCGACATCGACCTGCGCCTGCAGAAGCTGGAGGACAAGGCCGGCATCGGCCTGGGCGCGTCCATGAACGGTGGCGGCAATGGCGGTTCCGGCGATGCCGGCGCCCCGCCGTCCGACCTCAAGGGCGGTGCCAAGCCGCTGCCGCCGGTGACGGACAGTGCTGCCAAGGGTCCCGCGACTCCCCCGCCGGCCACGGCGCCGGCCGACAGCGGCGGCACGCTGCCCGCCGGCCCGGCGCAGGAACAGTACGATTTCGCCTTCAACCTGCTGCGCCAGGGCGACGCGCCAGGGGCGGAAAAGGCGTTCACCCAGTTCCTGAAGCAGAACCCCGACAACCCGCTGGCGGCCAATGCCCAGTACTGGCTGGGCGAGACCTTCTACATCCGCGGCAACTTCAAGGCCGCTGCGGTGGCCTTCGGCGACGGCTACAAGAAGTATCCCAAGAGCACCAAGGGGGCCGACTACCTGCTGAAGCTGGCGCTGTCGCTGGATTCGCTGGGCGACAAGCCCAGCGCCTGCGTGGTGCTGAAGCAGCTGGCGTCGGACAAGGACGCCTCCCCCACCGTGAAGCGGCGGGGCGAGGAGCAAAGCAACCGCCTGGCCTGCAAGTGACGGCGGGGCCCGAGTCGGTGGGAGAACCCATCGACGAGGCCCTGTTCGACCGCCTGATGGCCCCGCTGGGGCCGTTCGGCACCACACCCGTCCTGGCCGTGGGGGTCTCCGGCGGCCGCGACAGCATGGCCCTGGCCCTGCTGGCCGACCGCTGGGCCAGGGCGCGCGGCGGCCGGGTGGAGGCCCTGACCGTCGATCATGCCCTGCGGCCGGAGTCAGCGGCGGAGGCGGCCCAGGTCGGCCACTGGCTGGCCGCCCGCGGCATCTCCCACACCATCCTGACCTGGACCGCGCCCAAGCCCGCCAACGGCCTGCAGGCGGCGGCGCGGCAGGCGCGGTATGACCTGCTGGCCCAGGCCTGCCGGACGCGGGGCATCCTGCATCTGTGCCTGGCCCATCACCGCGAGGACCAGGCCGAGACCGTGGCCCTGCGCCAGGCCGGCGGCAGCGGGGCGGAGGGGCTGGCCGGCATGGCGCCGGCCCGCGCCCTGGCCGACGTTCGCCTGCTGCGGCCCCTGCTGCCCGTCAGCCGCGCCGACCTGGGCGCCACCTGCGTTGCCGCCGGCCAGACCTGGATCGATGATCCGTCCAACCTGATGCAACGTTATGCCCGGGGCCGCCTGCGCACTGCGGCGGCACCCCTGGCCGTCGATGACCTGCTGGGACAGGCGCGCGGCGCGGCGGTGGCGCGCACGGAGCTGGAGGGCGCGGTGGCGGCGGCCGTGGCGTCCCATGTGCTGCTGGCGCCGGAAGGCTACGCCGTGGTCGATGTTCCGCCGCTGTTGGCGCTGCCGCTGCCGGTGGCCCTGCGCCTGCTGGCGGGGGTGGCCGCCGCCCTGGGCGGGCAGGCCTATCCGCCCGCGCCGGTGGCGACGGGCCGCTTGCTGGCGGCTATCCCTGGGCTGTGGGACGGGGAAGACCGGACGGCCGCTTCCCTGAACCTGGGCGGCTGCCAGGCGCGGCGCCTGGCCGGCGGGGGTGGCGCCCGCCGCCTGCTGTTGTTGCGCCAGGCGGGACGCATGGCGCCGCCGGTGCCGCTGACGTCGGAAGGCGTGCGCTGGGACGGCCGCTTCCAGCTTGTGGGTTCCGCACCGGGCGAGGGTTGGACCCTGGGGGCCCTGGGCACTGCCATGGCGCGTCGCCTGTTGGCGGCGGCGACTCCGGTCGACCTCGGCCGCGTGCCCCGGCCGGTGTGGCCGACTCTGCCCGCGTTCTGGTGGCGGGAAGGGCTGGTGGCGGTACCACATTTGGGATGGCAGGTAGGTCCGCCTAACCTTTTGGATGAGGCCATGGGGCAGGGGGGGTATCGGGCGGACAGCTTGCCCCGCCTGGCCTTCCGTCCGTCGCTGGCGGTGGCACCTCCCCCGTTTTTGCCGGTTGGAGGTGCCATGATAGACGTGATGGCAGTTGTCTCGGACGCCCGCGTCATTATCTAATGAGGACGGTCCCGGTTGTCTTGAGGTAAAGACGGCCGGGTGGGCTGCGGCCCCCGCCATCGAAACCGGCCTTTCCGGCCGGGTGGCAGGACGCGGTTGGTCGAGGAAAGGCTGAGAGACGTGAACAATTTCGGTAAGAATCTGGCGCTGTGGGCATTTATCGGCGTCTTGCTGTTCGTTCTGTTCAACCTTTTTCAGACTTCCACCAATCGGACGACGCAGGCCAGCATCCCCTTCAGCGAACTGCTGGATGAGGTTGAGCGCGGCACCGTCGCCGACGTGCAGATCAAGGGGCCGCAGGTCACCGGCCATTATCGTGACAACCGCACCTTCTCGACCTACGTGCCGCCGGAAAGCAACCTGGTGAGCCGTCTGACCGACAAGAACGTCAAGATCACCGCCGTGCCGGACGACAGCAACGTCCCCTCGCTGCTGAGCTACGTGCTGTCCTGGCTGCCCATGCTGGTGCTGATCGGCGTGTGGATCTTCTTCATGCGGCAGATGCAGTCCGGCGGCGGCAAGGCCATGGGCTTCGGCAAGAGCCGCGCCCGCCTGCTGACCGAGAAGGTCGGGCGCGTCACCTTCGACGACGTCGCCGGCATCGATGAGGCCAAGCAGGAACTGGAAGAGATCGTGGAGTTCCTGAAGGACCCGCAGAAGTTCCAGCGCCTGGGCGGCAAGATCCCGAAGGGCGTGCTGCTGGTGGGCCCGCCGGGTACCGGCAAGACGCTGACGGCCCGCGCCGTGGCCGGTGAGGCCAACGTCCCGTTCTTCACCATCTCCGGTTCCGACTTCGTGGAAATGTTCGTCGGCGTGGGTGCCTCCCGCGTCCGCGACATGTTCGAGCAGGGCAAGAAGAACGCCCCCTGCATCATCTTCATCGACGAGATCGACGCCGTCGGCCGCCATCGTGGCGCCGGCCTGGGCGGCGGCAACGACGAGCGTGAGCAGACCCTGAACCAGCTGCTGGTCGAGATGGACGGGTTCGAGGCGAATGAGGGCGTCATCCTCATCGCCGCCACCAACCGTCCCGACGTGCTGGACCCGGCCCTGCTGCGTCCCGGCCGCTTCGACCGTCAGGTCGTGGTGCCCAACCCCGACGTCGGCGGTCGCGAGAAGATCCTGAAGGTCCACATGCGCAAGGTGCCGCTGGCCCCCGATGTGGACGCCCGCACCATCGCCCGCGGCACGCCCGGCTTCTCCGGCGCCGACCTGTCCAACCTGGTGAACGAGGCCGCCCTGCTGGCCGCCCGTGGTGGCCGCCGTGTCGTCGGCATGGGTGAGTTCGAGGCCGCGAAGGACAAGGTCATGATGGGGGCGGAGCGCCGCTCCATGGTCATGACCGACAAGGAAAAGAGCCTGACCGCCTATCATGAGGCCGGTCACGCCCTGGTCGGCCTGTTCATGCCGGAGAGCGATCCCCTGCACAAGGTCACCATCATCCCGCGCGGCCGCGCCCTGGGCGTGACCATGAGCCTGCCGGAACGCGACAAGTACGCCTATTCCAAGATCGAGCTGGAATCCAAGCTGGCCATGATGTTCGGTGGCCGCGTGGCGGAAGAGGAGATCTTCGGGGCGGAGCAGGTGACCACCGGCGCCGGCAACGACATCCAGCAGGCGACCAACATGGCCCGCCGCATGGTGACGGAGTTCGGCATGAGCCCGCGCCTGGGCCGCGTGCGCTACAACGCCAATGAGCAGGAAGTGTTCCTGGGTCATTCCGTGACCCAGCAGCAGAACATCTCCGAGGCGACGTCGCAGCTGATCGATGAGGAAATCCGTCGCATCATCGAGGAAGCGGAAGGCCATGCCCGCCGCGTCCTGACGGAGCACATCGACGATTTGCACAACCTGGCCAATGCCCTGCTGGAGTATGAGACGCTGTCGGGTGACGAGGTTCGCGCCCTGCTGCGGGGTGAAAGCATCATCCGGCCGGAATCGACCGAGCCGCCGAAGGTGCCGCCGCGTGGTGTCGGCCGCCGCACCTCCGTGCCCACCACCAGCGGCACCACCAGTGCGGAGCCCGGCCCCTTCGGCCCGGAACCCCAGCCCGGTACCTGAAGACCTTATTCCCAGGCGATTGAACGAAACCCCCGGCGGCCCCCAAGGCCCCGGGGGTTT
Proteins encoded in this region:
- the tolB gene encoding Tol-Pal system beta propeller repeat protein TolB encodes the protein MTTRQTLTAIRRAIALAAVLFLAVAVPAKAELHLDITKGNVEPLPIAVTQFYGDPVGLKIATVIEADLERSGLFRPIDHRAFIQTPDQLAAGLPRYGDWKVINAQALVSGTAAVQPDGRLKVEFRLFDVLSQQQLTGLAYFTQPDGWRRISHIIADAIYKRITGEDGYFDTRIVYIAESGPATSRQKRLAIMDQDGENNLYLTDGRVLVLTPRFSPTAQEITYLSYFNNRPRVYIFNVDTGRQEVLGDFPGMTFAPRFSPDGNKVILSLAQNGNTDIYLLDLRTRRQTRLTDNPAIDTAPSFSPDGSKITFESDRGGSQQIYTMNADGTNVQRITFGAGKYGTPVWSPRGDLIAFTRFSGGRFSIGVIRPDGSGEKELTTGYLVEGPTWAPNGRVLMYFKEKPVGEGGRQRQVRLYSIDLTGANERQMLTPTDASDPAWSPLIP
- the pal gene encoding peptidoglycan-associated lipoprotein Pal, whose translation is MRMKYLSLCAALALVAACSSTPEHKEAAQTASTTQTTPPSVPAKPTGPVPGSKEDFVVNVGDRVFFGYDKFDLTPEATATLDKQAAWLKKYGQVTITVEGHADERGTREYNLALGERRANAVKNYLTALGVDLARVQVISYGKERPAVLGSNEAAWAQNRRGVTVIN
- the ybgF gene encoding tol-pal system protein YbgF — translated: MAYQVSQMRERLDKLSTDIDLRLQKLEDKAGIGLGASMNGGGNGGSGDAGAPPSDLKGGAKPLPPVTDSAAKGPATPPPATAPADSGGTLPAGPAQEQYDFAFNLLRQGDAPGAEKAFTQFLKQNPDNPLAANAQYWLGETFYIRGNFKAAAVAFGDGYKKYPKSTKGADYLLKLALSLDSLGDKPSACVVLKQLASDKDASPTVKRRGEEQSNRLACK
- the tilS gene encoding tRNA lysidine(34) synthetase TilS, with the protein product MGEPIDEALFDRLMAPLGPFGTTPVLAVGVSGGRDSMALALLADRWARARGGRVEALTVDHALRPESAAEAAQVGHWLAARGISHTILTWTAPKPANGLQAAARQARYDLLAQACRTRGILHLCLAHHREDQAETVALRQAGGSGAEGLAGMAPARALADVRLLRPLLPVSRADLGATCVAAGQTWIDDPSNLMQRYARGRLRTAAAPLAVDDLLGQARGAAVARTELEGAVAAAVASHVLLAPEGYAVVDVPPLLALPLPVALRLLAGVAAALGGQAYPPAPVATGRLLAAIPGLWDGEDRTAASLNLGGCQARRLAGGGGARRLLLLRQAGRMAPPVPLTSEGVRWDGRFQLVGSAPGEGWTLGALGTAMARRLLAAATPVDLGRVPRPVWPTLPAFWWREGLVAVPHLGWQVGPPNLLDEAMGQGGYRADSLPRLAFRPSLAVAPPPFLPVGGAMIDVMAVVSDARVII
- the ftsH gene encoding ATP-dependent zinc metalloprotease FtsH is translated as MNNFGKNLALWAFIGVLLFVLFNLFQTSTNRTTQASIPFSELLDEVERGTVADVQIKGPQVTGHYRDNRTFSTYVPPESNLVSRLTDKNVKITAVPDDSNVPSLLSYVLSWLPMLVLIGVWIFFMRQMQSGGGKAMGFGKSRARLLTEKVGRVTFDDVAGIDEAKQELEEIVEFLKDPQKFQRLGGKIPKGVLLVGPPGTGKTLTARAVAGEANVPFFTISGSDFVEMFVGVGASRVRDMFEQGKKNAPCIIFIDEIDAVGRHRGAGLGGGNDEREQTLNQLLVEMDGFEANEGVILIAATNRPDVLDPALLRPGRFDRQVVVPNPDVGGREKILKVHMRKVPLAPDVDARTIARGTPGFSGADLSNLVNEAALLAARGGRRVVGMGEFEAAKDKVMMGAERRSMVMTDKEKSLTAYHEAGHALVGLFMPESDPLHKVTIIPRGRALGVTMSLPERDKYAYSKIELESKLAMMFGGRVAEEEIFGAEQVTTGAGNDIQQATNMARRMVTEFGMSPRLGRVRYNANEQEVFLGHSVTQQQNISEATSQLIDEEIRRIIEEAEGHARRVLTEHIDDLHNLANALLEYETLSGDEVRALLRGESIIRPESTEPPKVPPRGVGRRTSVPTTSGTTSAEPGPFGPEPQPGT